Proteins encoded together in one Psychrobacter sp. 28M-43 window:
- the yidD gene encoding membrane protein insertion efficiency factor YidD encodes MNFLFKIKFINKVVYKVVYKVFFNLIVFYQKIVSPVIPARCRYYPTCSNYGKQALTWHGARKGGWLLLKRLSRCHPLGGHGIDFVPLPLASYSYQYISFSDVLNINLQGLGVYRDITSYVSQLNYLMKST; translated from the coding sequence ATGAATTTTTTATTTAAAATAAAATTTATAAATAAAGTTGTTTATAAGGTTGTTTATAAAGTATTTTTTAATTTAATTGTTTTTTATCAAAAAATAGTTAGTCCTGTAATACCTGCTCGTTGTCGCTATTATCCGACATGCTCAAATTATGGCAAACAAGCTTTAACATGGCATGGTGCCCGTAAGGGTGGGTGGTTGTTGTTAAAACGTCTTAGTAGGTGTCACCCTTTAGGTGGGCACGGTATAGACTTTGTACCCTTACCCTTAGCTTCTTATAGTTATCAATATATATCTTTTAGTGATGTACTAAATATCAACCTTCAGGGTTTGGGTGTCTATCGAGACATTACTAGCTATGTTTCACAGCTCAATTATTTGATGAAATCAACATAA